TTCAGGTCGCTGTAAAGGCAACTTTGTGAGGGTTCGAGTCCCTCCTTCGGCACAGAAAATATTTTAATTGTTTGCGTGACAGACAACTTTTAAAAATTCTTCTGAGAAATTTATTTCTCATATATTTAATTAATTTATTAATCCCTCTGATCGTGTTTATTTAATGCGAAGAGATTTTTAAGTATGATAACAAAATACAAAAACCAGGATCAAAAAAGATCCTCAAGTCGGCTTAGAACAAGCCAAGACGTTTCATCTTCTAAAAAGAACGAAACAAATCCTCGGACAAATGTCCGAAAAACACAGGGCGGTTCTTTACCTAAACCTGTTCTTAAAAGAAGAAGTGGTGGTAATACCGCTCCAAAAATTAACATTGTTCCCGGACAAAAAGTTTCAACAGTTGGCAAACTGCGGATAATCCCAGTGGGCGGCTGTGAAGAAGTCGGAAGGAACATGACAATCTTTGAGTATGAAAACGATATTGTAATCGTGGACATGGGACTGCAATTTCCCGAAGAAGATATGATGGGTATTGACTACATCATTCCCAACATTGAATACCTTAAAGGCAAAGAAAGAAATATCCGAGGAGTTATTTTCTCCCACGGACACCTTGATCACATAGGTGCTGCTCCAATTCTCTTAGAAAGATTGGGCAACCCCCCGATTATTGGCAGACCAATGACCATTGCCATGGTTAAACATAGAGTAGAAGACTATAAGCCAAACTCCTCTAAAAATCTTAAGGTTAGTATGATTAAAAACCTTAGCGATAAAATGAACTTAGGAGTTTTTAAGGCCAGCTACTACCAAGTAGAACACTCTATCATGGATGCGGTTGGTATTATTTTATCTACACCTTGTGGTACGGTTATTCATCCAGGCGACTGGACTATGGAAAGAGATAAAAAAACTAATGAGCCGATGATTGATTACACTCACCTAGCCCAACTACCTCGTCCAACTATCCTGATGCTTGAAAGCTTGGCGGTAGTTAGTACTAAACCAAGCCCCACAGCTGAAGACCTTAAAATTAACCTAGAAAAAATTATTGCACCCTCTCCTGGTAGAATAATTATCGGAACCTTTTCTTCCCAGGTGGAAAGAGTGGGCTGGATTATTGAAATAGCCGAGAGAACTGGTAAGAAGGTAGCTCTGGACGGCTATAGCATGAAAACCAACGTGGAGATAGCCAGAGAATTGGGTTATATTAAAGCCAAAAAAGAAACCTTCATTAAAATTGATCAGATAGGTCAATATCCGGATAATAAGATAGTAATCATTTGTACTGGCGCACAGGGTGAAGAAAACGCTGTTTTATCCAGAGTTATAGACGGTAGCCACCGCTCCCTGAAAATTCAAAGGAATGATACCATAGTTTTATCTTCTTCTATTATCCCAGGTAATGAAAGAACTATCCAAAGACTAATAGATAACCTCTATCGCCAATGCGATAACGTCATCCACGGCAACCTAATGGATATTCATATATCAGGACACGGCACCAGAGACGATCTGGCTTTTATGCTTAAAGCCATTAAGCCAGATTACTTTATCCCTGTGTATGGTAACTACTTCATGCTTAAAGAAGCGGAAAAACTAGCTAAAGGCATAGGTTTTAGTCCGCAAAGAATAATTGTACCAGATAACGGTATGGTAATTGAATTCAATAAACAAGGAAATGTGCCAACTAAAGAAAAAATACCAGCTAACTACGTCTTTGTAGACGGGATGGGCGTAGCTGACTCAAGCCATAATATAGTTTTACGAGATCGTAAGATGATGTCCGAAGACGGTATGATTGTCTTAATAACAACCATAGATTCAAAAACCGGCGAACTCTTAAGTAGCCCGGATATAATCTCCAGAGGTTTTGTTCATATGAAAGAAAGTAGAGAACTAATCCAAGAAACCAGAAATAGAATAAGAGCCATAATTAAAAAGAGACCAACCCCTCAACCAGGTATGACCGAAGACGATTATCTTAAAAGCCGCCTAAGAACGGAAATAGGGCAATTCCTTTTCCAGCAAACCAAGAGAAGGCCCCTCCTTATGCCGGTAGTTATTAGGGTTTAGTAAAGATAAAAGATAAAAAAGAGCTAAAGAATAAACCAAAAAATAACTATAGTGGATAACTAAAAAACACGCATAATAGCGTGTTTTTTATTTATAGTATTTTAACAAACTAACCAAGAGTTCTTTCAAGCTTTGAGACAACCTTACTGGTGTTAATATTGTTAAATAAATTAACCCAGGCGTTTGTTTGAATAACCGTTAGAACAGCTCCTCCGATAATAATTAACGCCAGTAGGGCAATAGCTCCCAAAAAGGCAACAATGTAAAAGAATAATAGTGACTTAACAACTACGGCGATTAAGGCTAAAGCTACAAAAGGAATTGCCAAAGAAACTACTAATAACAAAATAATTAAAGTACCAATTATGCTTATAGCAAAAAGAATAAAGGCCATTTCTAAACTAATAAGCCAATTAGCAACAAAAAGTTTAAGGCCAGCTCTAATGGATTCCATTAAAGATTTCTTCTTTAATACCAAATAAGCCATAGCATATTTAACTGTTAAAGCGGCGCAAAGGGATAGGCCGATCATGAAGATAAATAATACCCAATAGGCGAAACTAACCCAAATTCCTTCATTCCAAATTAATAGCGGTAAAACGGCAATCACCGTAAAGATGTAAATTACCGCATAAGATAATAGATAAAGCCCCAAAGCTGGCCAAAAGTATTTTATACCCTCCCTGAAACCCAAAGACATATCATGTTTTCTCTCAGAAGAATTCAATTTATGACCACTAGCAATAGCTCTATCTGAATTATTAATCAAAGCAACTTGTGAAACAGTGGAAAGCCAAATTAAGGCACAAGAAAAAGCTAACACAAAAAGAGTTAACGCCAAAAGACCAAAGAAATCTCCAGGATTGGTTACCATTAAATCATTAAATCCTCTAAAAAGACTACCATCAAAAAGTCCAGTGGACGACCACTTTTGCCAATCGTTTAATATTCCTTGATCACGATTAAGGAATCTAGAAAAAAATTGAAACTCAAAATTACTAGACAATAAAGTTGCGAACAAACCAAAGAACCAAAGGTACTTGTGGTTCCAGGCTACAATAAAGGCCTGTTTAATAATTGTTCTATAAAGAGTCATATGACAAGCATGTTATAATTTAATAATCTTATTATAGCATAAAAAACCAAAAGCCGGCAAGATAAGGCCGACTTTTGATTTTATTATCTATAATTATGGCTCTTTTTATCCTATTATCATCTTATTCTTCACTGTCCCCATCCTTATCTTTCGCCTTTTCTTCAGTCTTTCTATCATTCATTAAAGCTAAGAATTCTTCTTGTTCAATAGTCTCTTTTTCTAGTAATTTATCAGTAATTTTCTGTAAATCATCCCTGTATTTAATAATAATCTCCTCAGCTTTTTTCATACCCATATCAATAAAGCCGGATATTTCCTTATCAATCTCCTCAGCAGTCTTTTCGCTATAATCTCTAGCCTCGTAATCACTCTTGCCAAGATAACCAGCTTCTTCTTTATCGCCAAAAGTTCTTGGGCCAAGGTTTTCCGACATACCATAATCGGTAATCAAACGACGAGCC
This genomic window from Patescibacteria group bacterium contains:
- a CDS encoding ribonuclease J, which produces MITKYKNQDQKRSSSRLRTSQDVSSSKKNETNPRTNVRKTQGGSLPKPVLKRRSGGNTAPKINIVPGQKVSTVGKLRIIPVGGCEEVGRNMTIFEYENDIVIVDMGLQFPEEDMMGIDYIIPNIEYLKGKERNIRGVIFSHGHLDHIGAAPILLERLGNPPIIGRPMTIAMVKHRVEDYKPNSSKNLKVSMIKNLSDKMNLGVFKASYYQVEHSIMDAVGIILSTPCGTVIHPGDWTMERDKKTNEPMIDYTHLAQLPRPTILMLESLAVVSTKPSPTAEDLKINLEKIIAPSPGRIIIGTFSSQVERVGWIIEIAERTGKKVALDGYSMKTNVEIARELGYIKAKKETFIKIDQIGQYPDNKIVIICTGAQGEENAVLSRVIDGSHRSLKIQRNDTIVLSSSIIPGNERTIQRLIDNLYRQCDNVIHGNLMDIHISGHGTRDDLAFMLKAIKPDYFIPVYGNYFMLKEAEKLAKGIGFSPQRIIVPDNGMVIEFNKQGNVPTKEKIPANYVFVDGMGVADSSHNIVLRDRKMMSEDGMIVLITTIDSKTGELLSSPDIISRGFVHMKESRELIQETRNRIRAIIKKRPTPQPGMTEDDYLKSRLRTEIGQFLFQQTKRRPLLMPVVIRV